The Saccopteryx leptura isolate mSacLep1 chromosome 2, mSacLep1_pri_phased_curated, whole genome shotgun sequence genome has a window encoding:
- the KRTAP17-1 gene encoding keratin-associated protein 17-1 has product MGCCPGDCFGCSDEQDCCDECCCQPSCCGCCGSCCQGSCCGCKGGDCGDYGGGGCGGNSCCCGSSCCKSGCGGGGSGCGGGCCGSCCGSGCCGSGGCCGPVCCQPSPICDTK; this is encoded by the coding sequence ATGGGGTGCTGCCCAGGGGACTGCTTCGGCTGCTCCGATGAGCAAGACTGCTGCGATGAGTGTTGCTGCCAGCCGTCCTGCTGTGGCTGCTGCGGGTCCTGCTGCCAAGGGTCCTGCTGCGGCTGCAAAGGCGGAGACTGCGGAGACTACGGAGGCGGCGGCTGCGGGGGCAACAGCTGCTGCTGCGGGTCTTCCTGCTGCAAATCTGGCTGCGGGGGCGGCGGATCTGGCTGCGGGGGCGGCTGCTGCGGGAGCTGCTGCGGATCCGGTTGCTGTGGCTCCGGTGGGTGCTGCGGCCCTGTCTGCTGCCAGCCCTCGCCTATCTGCGACACGAAATGA